One genomic region from Thunnus maccoyii chromosome 16, fThuMac1.1, whole genome shotgun sequence encodes:
- the LOC121914074 gene encoding tudor domain-containing 6, protein MCSIPGLPTPGSDVPVLITRVNLNPNCGLVELWVNMDDGRKHVYEKMREEIQIPKRKFCGSEGKPGDLCLVCISDTWHRARIVSIQSETSNVFLIDQGQPHIATSEALARGQSDSFLLPPEIESCILANVISLENNWPERATKFLKSLPGKKFKGLVQHVLMPDRTILLDIPVISKHMCKLGVAKKIPVGEFKCLVLKCLHLPKGDASEAYRITQEQNLNVSCQLEKHDQYFYPELLTDTFETVNVTEVIDPQNIFCKLLIFSKAVKILSEQVHQHYEETSDFGEAQPQTSGDPCAAKGVNGRWHRSLLKQNIVTSDGSVEVLHVDEGKTEFVPVGDIRPLHGKFLRMPVVTYLCSLDGVNDNGTRWTTNQTEYLKSLLLNETVVAGFNHHKIPHDVYYVTLYTANAACINNCFLEKAGFFPPCKTEQDSNVQNDPIASSFLSSLGDEQCVDSQDKVSLNVDALEETLPSTKNPPVNRRADEIQTSGPNVHPIKYISEHSDPLIHNNGHLSTCCSSEVQDAHHDDVFTVGNSVNVKVSCIESLQKFRCQATENDDSLSLLMDYLQTHYASAHPQPLVESIFVTHNPENGMWYRAKIIASHHSPVVDVKFIDYGQTQKVPLRDVFPIDPAFLGGVDGAFQCCLFNLKNPTNSNAVTWTDAALEFQKFVDSGASSNIGLKSIVKARTSDEESLSVNVVDIETSSQSACKQLAQKCAQADSKVLPLVPSDAYNYSTHNIEVGEKEKVWVTSSENVNHFYCQLDRNSHLFDKVMENVKQLICQPQCTDRLIELNSVCFARYTDNQWYRGQVVEMSPKLKVHFVDYGDTLAVNESDICAFPSDASIAMSVPVQAVPLGLFDVPAEVPQEINQWFADNAIGHNFTISVVAKGARGKLIVELFDGSLNVNGKVRESIAKIKQQKMNGLVQQTDQQCPNSSKQASVSDVDCLTEEFMNMSPLREMTEKSKGHNSNGICARDELKIHPHSTTLVSVPEVEHEKTLDEGRKSTLDVILKDKETVVAETFIQGGNTDSEMTHLSLPLYPKGIENIYMYKRPNVSQNKTEEVYASCIVGPNYFWCQRANTENLDIVSRLAQEVGQAQQGTMFPKTLDPGCPCLALFSSDNQWYRAQVIRRNDDKFKVVFVDYGNESEVDIKDVRTMPQSLLEQAPQAFLCSLNGFDESKGYWDDKVYDDFYNFLVDKPLRVTVFNMEDQSEIGVPQYAVKTEWEDVVVNSVMQKYWKPFSTEHGKNEIVQTATFLQGIQTESNMTRLKENVNTSLYKKPNISKNKTEEVYASCIVEPCFFWCQYANTEDLGKVARLAQEAGQAEQDMMFPETLCPGSPCLALFSSDNQWYRAQVIRRNEDKVKVVFIDYGNESDVDIKNVRSVPQSLLEQAPQAFLCSLNGFEESKGSWDDKVYDYFYSLLVDKPLKVSVFNMEDHSEIAVPQYAVEIECEGVIVNTAMQVYQKPVTKECVMTESPETETFLQDDQTESNMTHNVSKVNVNTCMYKKPNISKNKMEMVYASCIVEPHFFWCQYANTEDLGKVARLVQEAGQAEQDMMFPETLGPGSPCLALFSSDNQWYRAQVICRNDDKFNVVFIDYGNESDVDIKNVRLVPQSLLEQAPQAFLCSLNGFEESKGSWDDKVYDDFYNLLVDKPLKVSVFNMEDHSEIAVPQYAVEIECEGVVVSTVMEKYWKGFATDYALAESLDTVDQDEIRTMDESVGV, encoded by the exons ATGTGTTCGATTCCTGGGCTTCCAACACCAGGATCAGATGTACCTGTTCTCATCACAAGGGTAAACCTAAACCCCAATTGTGGTCTTGTAGAACTATGGGTTAACATGGATGATGGAAGGAAGCATgtttatgagaaaatgagagaggaaaTTCAGATTCCTAAGAGGAAGTTTTGTGGATCAGAAGGAAAACCAGGGGACCTTTGTCTAGTCTGCATCAGTGACACCTGGCATAGAGCTCGAATTGTATCAATTCAAAGTGAAACCTCCAATGTTTTTCTAATTGACCAGGGACAGCCCCATATTGCCACAAGTGAAGCTTTAGCAAGGGGCCAGAGTGACAgttttctccttcctcctgaAATTGAATCATGCATACTCGCAAATGTCATCTCCCTTGAGAATAACTGGCCTGAAAGAGCCACAAAGTTTTTGAAGTCTCTGCCTGGCAAGAAGTTTAAGGGGCTGGTTCAACATGTGCTGATGCCAGACAGGACAATTCTCCTTGATATACCAGTTATTTCCAAGCACATGTGTAAACTTGGAGTTGCAAAGAAGATCCCAGTGGGCGAGTTTAAATGCCTTGTACTTAAATGTCTACATTTACCTAAAGGAGATGCTTCTGAGGCCTACCGTATAACACAGGAACAGAATCTGAATGTTAGTTGCCAACTTGAGAAACATGACCAATACTTTTACCCAGAACTCTTAACTGACACATTTGAAACTGTTAATGTGACAGAGGTAATTgatccacagaacattttttgcAAACTTCTGATTTTTTCCAAGGCAGTTAAAATATTATCAGAACAGGTCCACCAACACTATGAAGAAACTTCAGATTTTGGAGAGGCACAACCACAGACCAGCGGGGATCCATGTGCTGCTAAAGGAGTAAACGGCAGATGGCATCGCTCGTTACTAAAGCAGAACATTGTGACTAGCGATGGTTCTGTAGAAGTCTTGCATGTGGATGaaggaaaaactgaatttgTCCCAGTTGGAGACATCAGACCACTGCATGGAAAATTCCTGAGAATGCCAGTGGTCACATATCTCTGTTCTCTAGATGGAGTAAACGATAATGGCACAAGATGGACTACAAACCAGACTGAGTACCTGAAATCACTACTGCTGAATGAGACGGTTGTGGCTGGGTTTAACCACCACAAAATACCTCATGATGTCTATTATGTCACTCTCTATACAGCTAATGCTGCATGCATAAACAATTGCTTTTTAGAGAAGGCAGGATTTTTTCCACCTTGTAAGACTGAACAAGATTCAAATGTCCAGAATGACCCCATTGCATCATCATTTCTCAGTTCACTTGGGGATGAACAGTGTGTGGATTCCCAGGACAAAGTCAGCTTAAATGTTGATGCTTTAGAGGAAACCTTGCCAAGTACCAAGAACCCACCAGTTAATCGCAGGGCAGATGAGATACAGACTTCTGGCCCCAATGTTCATCCTATCAAATATATCTCTGAacattcagaccctctaatacACAACAATGGGCATCTTTCAACATGTTGCTCCTCTGAGGTGCAAGATGCTCATCATGACGATGTGTTTACTGTAGGAAATTCTGTCAATGTAAAAGTATCTTGCATTGAAAGTCTACAAAAGTTCCGGTGTCAAGCAACTGAAAATGATGACTCTCTTAGTCTCCTTATGGATTACCTGCAAACCCATTATGCCTCTGCCCACCCTCAGCCACTTGTTGAGTCCATCTTCGTCACCCATAATCCAGAAAACGGCATGTGGTATAGAGCAAAGATCATTGCAAGTCACCACTCCCCAGTAGTAGATGTGAAATTTATAGATTATGGTCAAACTCAAAAGGTCCCTCTGCGAGATGTGTTCCCTATTGACCCAGCTTTCTTAGGCGGAGTCGATGGGGCTTTTCAGTGTTGCCTATTCAATCTGAAGAATCCCACTAATTCCAATGCTGTCACTTGGACTGATGCTGCGCTAGAGTTTCAGAAGTTTGTGGATTCAGGTGCCTCTTCAAACATTGGATTGAAAAGTATTGTAAAGGCTAGAACATCTGATGAAGAAAGCCTGTCGGTTAATGTTGTAGATATTGAAACATCTTCTCAGAGTGCTTGCAAACAGCTGGCTCAGAAATGTGCACAGGCTGACAGTAAAGTCCTTCCTCTGGTCCCATCAGATGCATATAATTACTCCACACACAATATTGAGGTgggtgaaaaagaaaaagtgtggGTTACCTCTTCAGAGAATGTAAATCACTTCTACTGCCAGCTAGACAGGAACtctcatttatttgacaaagtGATGGAAAATGTTAAGCAACTAATTTGCCAGCCACAGTGCACAGATCGCCTAATTGAACTCAACAGTGTTTGCTTTGCTAGGTACACTGATAATCAGTGGTACAGAGGTCAAGTGGTAGAAATGTCACCAAAACTTAAAGTGCATTTTGTGGACTATGGGGATACCCTTGCAGTGAATGAATCTGATATTTGCGCCTTCCCCTCTGATGCAAGTATTGCCATGTCTGTTCCCGTGCAGGCTGTTCCACTTGGACTGTTTGATGTCCCAGCCGAAGTACCACAGGAAATCAACCAGTGGTTTGCAGATAATGCCATTGGCCATAATTTTACCATTTCAGTAGTGGCAAAGGGGGCAAGAGGGAAGCTAATCGTTGAACTTTTTGATGGTTCCTTGAATGTAAATGGGAAGGTCAGAGAGAGCATAGcaaagataaaacaacaaaagatgaATGGCCTAGTTCAGCAGACTGACCAGCAGTGCCCTAACAGCTCAAAACAGGCTAGTGTATCAGATGTTGACTGTTTAACTGAAGAGTTCATGAATATGTCACCATTAAGggagatgacagaaaaaagtaaagGCCACAACAGCAATGGAATTTGTGCCAGAGATGAGCTAAAGATTCATCCACATTCCACAACTCTTGTCTCCGTACCAGAGGTTGAACATGAAAAGACTTTGGATGAAGGAAGAAAATCAACTTTGGATGTAATTCTTAAGGACAAAGAAACAGTGGTGGCAGAGACGTTCATACAAGGTGGCAACACTGACTCAGAAATGACACATCTTTCCCTTCCTTTGTACCCTAAGGGAATTGAGAACATATACATGTACAAGAGGCCAAACGTTTCTCAAAACAAGACAGAGGAGGTATACGCTTCTTGCATTGTTGGACCCAATTACTTCTGGTGTCAGCGTGCCAACACTGAGAACCTGGACATAGTGTCAAGACTTGCTCAGGAGGTAGGACAGGCACAACAGGGCACAATGTTCCCCAAGACTTTGGATCCTGGTTGTCCATGCCTTGCTCTCTTTTCCAGTGACAACCAGTGGTATCGAGCTCAAGTCATTCGCAGAAATGACGATAAATTCAAGGTTGTGTTTGTTGACTATGGAAATGAGTCTGAAGTTGATATTAAGGATGTGAGAACAATGCCTCAGAGTCTGCTGGAGCAGGCTCCTCAGGCTTTTTTGTGCTCTTTGAATGGATTTGATGAGTCCAAGGGCTACTGGGATGACAAAGTTTATGATGACTTCTACAATTTCCTGGTTGATAAGCCACTCAGAGTGACAGTGTTTAATATGGAGGACCAATCAGAGATTGGAGTTCCTCAATATGCAGTGAAAACTGAGTGGGAAGATGTGGTTGTGAATAGCGTGATGCAGAAATACTGGAAACCATTTTCCACAGAACATGGTAAGAATGAAATTGTTCAAACAGCCACCTTCCTCCAAGGTATTCAAACTGAGTCCAACATGACACGCcttaaagaaaatgtgaatactTCTTTATACAAGAAgccaaacatttccaaaaacaaaacagaggaggTATATGCCTCTTGTATTGTGGAACCCTGTTTCTTCTGGTGTCAGTACGCCAACACAGAGGATCTTGGCAAAGTGGCAAGGCTTGCGCAGGAAGCAGGACAGGCAGAGCAGGACATGATGTTCCCAGAAACTCTTTGTCCTGGCAGTCCATGCCTTGCTCTGTTTTCCAGTGACAACCAGTGGTATCGAGCTCAAGTCATTCGCAGAAATGAAGATAAAGTCAAGGTTGTGTTTATTGACTATGGAAATGAGTCAGATGTTGACATCAAGAATGTGAGATCAGTGCCTCAGAGTCTGCTGGAGCAGGCTCCTCAGGCCTTTTTGTGCTCCTTGAATGGATTTGAAGAGTCCAAGGGCTCCTGGGATGACAAAGTTTATGATTACTTCTATAGTCTTCTGGTTGATAAACCACTAAAAGTGTCAGTGTTCAACATGGAAGATCATTCAGAAATTGCAGTTCCTCAGTATGCAGTGGAAATTGAGTGCGAGGGAGTGATTGTAAATACAGCAATGCAGGTATACCAGAAACCAGTCACCAAAGAATGTGTTATGACAGAAAGCCCTGAAACAGAAACTTTCCTCCAAGATGATCAAACTGAGTCCAACATGACACACAATGTTTCCAAAGTAAATGTGAATACTTGCATGTACAAGAAGCCAAATATTTCCAAGAACAAGATGGAGATGGTATACGCCTCTTGTATTGTGGAACCCCATTTCTTCTGGTGTCAGTACGCCAACACAGAGGATCTTGGCAAAGTGGCAAGGCTTGTGCAGGAAGCAGGACAGGCAGAACAGGACATGATGTTCCCAGAGACTCTTGGCCCTGGCAGTCCATGCCTTGCTCTGTTTTCCAGTGACAACCAGTGGTATCGAGCTCAAGTCATTTGCCGAAATGACGATAAattcaatgttgtgtttattgacTACGGAAATGAGTCAGACGTTGACATCAAGAATGTGAGATTAGTGCCTCAGAGTCTGCTGGAGCAGGCTCCTCAGGCCTTTTTGTGCTCCTTGAATGGATTTGAAGAGTCCAAGGGCTCCTGGGATGACAAAGTTTATGATGACTTCTACAATCTTCTGGTTGACAAACCACTAAAGGTGTCGGTGTTCAACATGGAAGATCATTCAGAGATTGCAGTTCCTCAGTATGCAGTGGAAATTGAGTGCGAGGGTGTGGTTGTGAGTACAGTGATGGAGAAATACTGGAAAGGATTTGCCACAGACTATGCCTTGGCAGAAAGTCTGGATACAG TTGACCAGGATGAAATCAGGACCATGGATGAAAGTGTTGGGGTTTAA
- the smc6 gene encoding structural maintenance of chromosomes protein 6 isoform X2 — MSKRKGKVISDPTTVKSHRVTVGGLEDAPDDRNYQEPSSNKFTHTGDIGLIESITVKNFMCHYLLGPFQFGPHVNFIVGNNGSGKSAILTALIVGLGGKATVTNRGVSLKDFVKFGENTADITVKLRNRGPDAYKRDIYGDCIAIQHRISVDGCRTCRLRSKSGQLISNKKEELTAILDHFNIQLDNPVSILNQEMSKQFLHSKSEADKYKFFMKATLLEQMKRDYIHIKHTKTVTRQQVERQEECLKDLKQEFLQRKERYENLSSFSEMKEVLENLKKTMAWCLVREKEQLVQQLKEDIEKEENNYTHQYNLQLCQTKVIQVDKTLQCIKSRIDSLREEQESLSEDNLKMKEQVKVIRKAHKEQELVYFRALNKLKQSEQEQNLLLEKINKAKTSGSLNSEGETEYMKRQKTLSRLKEQLAELDDQCSQLNHEIKNNHQALFKGKEEQDKLRLEERNIQVAYESKLKRKNQLLASRSNKLKRFGDHVPDLLGSIAEAYATGRFVKRPVGPIGACISLKDPALAVAVECCLRSFMKAFCCDNYKDEAVLQELMSRFYPRGNRPQIIVSPFSEKVYNIHGRKACHPEYPAVLDIITATSPVIINCLIDMRGIESILIIKEKERARRVMQQGWPPKNCREAFTAEGDQVYPNRYYTSDFSMAKFLGGDLETEISMLDSDLENHQAQLSRFQLHVTSVSEDILTMESKLNNTIMTLKKTLVSVNEVKATITELETVGDEQIDDINSLEEVAAENQQKIEAEKQTVHEAKTEFDKYRKMAEDADSKYSSVRERIDQLSEDMEPLKDEHLKLEAECGRHERNLKIFEHKLKIHEDNIQAMKSELSSKEDELQEYLAKATKISPERQQVTSSTKKIDIEITRLKNKIRVYESNYGEQEQVVREYAEALALYREKTNQVRDLRKFIDRLDNIMSDRQNRYKIMRRSLSVRCKLYFNNFLIKMNCCGSMIFDHNNETLSISVNPPGREDDDVSDMRSLSGGERSFSTVCFMLSLWEITESPFRCLDEFDVYMDMHNRRISLDLLLELSGRQHLRQFIFITPLTTSSLPRTSLIKIHQLQDPERVPSQTGDEDV, encoded by the exons ATGAGTAAAAGGAAAGGTAAAGTGATCAGTGACCCGACAACTGTTAAGAGCCATAGAGTAACAGTTGGGGGTCTGGAAGATGCACCAGATGATAGAAACTATCAGGAACCATCTTCCAACAAATTCACTCACACG GGAGACATCGGCCTCATTGAAAGCATCACTGTCAAGAATTTCATGTGTCACTATTTGCTCGGTCCGTTCCAGTTTGGGCCCCATGTGAACTTCATCGTCGGCAACAATGGAA GTGGAAAAAGTGCCATCCTGACAGCTTTGATTGTGGGCCTCGGTGGAAAGGCCACTGTCACAAACAGAGGAGTGTCACTCAAGGATTTTGTGAAGTTCGGTGAAAA TACCGCAGATATAACAGTGAAACTGAGAAACAGAGGACCAGACGCTTATAAAAGGGACATCTATGGCGACTGCATCGCCATCCAGCATCGGATCTCAGTTGACGGATGTCGGACCTGCAGGCTGAGGAGTAAATCAG GGCAACTCATCTCAAACAAGAAGGAGGAACTGACGGCCATTTTGGACCACTTCAATATCCAG CTGGATAATCCAGTGTCCATTCTCAACCAAGAAATGAGTAAACAGTTCCTGCATTCAAAAAGTGAAGCAGACAAATATAAG TTCTTCATGAAAGCAACTCTGCTTGAACAGATGAAGAGGGATTACATCCACatcaaacacactaaaacagtCACACGGCAGCAGGTTGAGAGACAAGAGGAG tgtctCAAGGACCTGAAGCAAGAGTTTCTACAGAGGAAAGAACGATATGAAAATTTGTCGTCCTTCAGTGAGATGAAGGAGGTTTTGGAGAACCTGAAGAAAACAATGGCATGGTGTTTG GTCAGAGAGAAGGAACAGTTGGTACAACAATTGAAGGAGGACATTGAAAAGGAAGAGAATAATTACACACATCAATACAACCTTCAGCTCTGTCAG ACTAAGGTCATACAAGTAGATAAAACACTTCAGTGCATCAAAAGCAGAATTGACAGTCTAAGAGAAGAACAAGAATCACTATCAGAGGACAATCTCAAGATGAAAGAGCAAGTGAAGGTCATTAGGAAAGCTCACAAGGAACAGGAG CTTGTTTACTTTCGGGCTCTGAACAAACTCAAACAGTCAGAGCAGGAGCAAAATCTTCTCCTGGAGAAAATTAACAAGGCAAAAACAAG tGGGAGCCTGAACagtgagggagagacagaaTATATGAAACGACAGAAGACGTTATCCCGTCTGAAAGAGCAGCTTGCAGAGCTTGACGATCAGTGTTCACAGCTGAATCATGAGATCAAAAACAACCATCAGGCTCTTTTCAAAGGAAAGGAAGAACAGGACAAACTGAG ACTGGAAGAAAGGAATATCCAGGTTGCCTACGAGTCCAAACTGAAGAGGAAGAATCAGCTCCTCGCCAGTCGATCAAACAAGCTGAAAAGATTCGGAGATCATGTGCCCGACCTGTTGGGCTCTATCGCTGAGGCTTATGCAACGGGACGCTTTGTCAAGAGACCTGTTGGTCCAATAG GGGCGTGCATCAGTTTGAAGGATCCCGCGTTAGCTGTGGCGGTGGAGTGCTGTCTGCGGAGCTTCATGAAGGCTTTCTGCTGTGACAATTACAAGGACGAGGCGGTCCTTCAGGAGCTCATGTCTCGCTTTTATCCGAGGGGCAACAGGCCACAGATCATCGTCAGTCCTTTCTCTGAAAAAGTTTACAACATTCATGGACG GAAGGCGTGTCATCCAGAATACCCAGCTGTACTGGACATAATCACAGCAACCAGCCCAGTCATCATCAACTGCCTTATTGATATGAGAGGGATAGAATCGATTCTGATCATTAAA gaaaaagaaagagcGAGGAGGGTCATGCAGCAAGGCTGGCCGCCCAAAAACTGCCGTGAGGCCTTCACTGCTGAGGGAGATCAGGTGTACCCGAACCGTTATTACACCTCTGACTTCAGCATGGCAAAGTTTCTCGGTGGGGATCTCGAGACTGAAATAAG TATGTTGGATTCAGACCTGGAGAATCACCAGGCTCAGCTGTCCAGGTTTCAGCTCCACGTGACCTCTGTGAGCGAGGACATCCTGACCATGGAGAGCAAGCTGAACAACACCATCATGACCCTGAAGAAGACTCTG GTATCTGTGAATGAAGTTAAAGCAACGATAACTGAGCTGGAGACTGTTGGGGACGAGCAGATTGATGACATCAACTCCTTG GAAGAAGTCGCTGCAGAGAACCAGCAGAAAATCGAGGCAGAAAAGCAAACGGTTCATGAAGCAAAGACAGAATTCGACAAGTATCGAAAAATGGCAGAAGACGCAGACTCCAAGTATTCGTCTGTCAGAGAACGAATTGATCAGCTCTCTGAGGACATGGAGCCGTTGAAG GATGAGCATCTGAAGTTAGAGGCGGAGTGTGGAAGACATGAACGAAACCTTAAGATCTTCGAACACAAACTGAAGATTCATGAAGACAACATCCAAGCTATGAAAAGTGAACTTTCCTCAAAAGAAGACGAGTTACAG GAATATCTGGCCAAAGCCACTAAGATCAGCCCCGAACGGCAGCAGGTGACCAGCAGCACCAAGAAGATCGACATAGAAATCACTCGGCTGAAGAATAAGATCAGAGTGTACGAGAGCAACTATGGTGAGCAGGAGCAGGTGGTCAG GGAGTACGCCGAGGCCCTCGCTCTctacagagagaaaaccaaCCAAGTCAGAGATCTGCGGAAATTCATCGATCGGCTCGATAACATCATGTCAGACCGGCAGAACAGATACAAAATAATGCGTAG GTCACTCTCTGTGAGATGCAAGTTGTACTTCAATAACTTCCTGATAAAGATGAACTGCTGTGGCTCCATGATTTTTGACCACAACAATGAAACACTCTCAATCTCG GTAAATCCTCCTGGCAGGGAGGATGATGACGTGAGTGACATGAGGTCCCTCTCCGGTGGCGAACGCTCCTTCTCCACCGTCTGCTTCATGCTCTCCCTGTGGGAGATCACCGAGTCACCCTTCAGATGCCTCGATGAGTTTGACGTCTACATG GACATGCACAATCGGAGAATCTCTCTGGATCTGCTCCTGGAGCTGTCAGGGCGGCAGCACCTTCGACAGTTTATCTTCATTACGCCGCTGACCACTAG TAGTCTACCCAGAACTAGTCTTATCAAAATCCATCAGCTTCAGGATCCGGAAAGAGTGCCGAGTCAAACAGGAGATGAAGATGTTTGA